A single region of the Lepus europaeus isolate LE1 chromosome 1, mLepTim1.pri, whole genome shotgun sequence genome encodes:
- the SPATA3 gene encoding spermatogenesis-associated protein 3 yields MKKVKKKRSEAKRHRDSNSQHASSNSTPQQPSLESTTPAPQLPRPEAAPLQPRPVSAPQQPTAQAPPDPESRHSSGSLLSPDSNAKPAPHSRKTSGQPSSSGSSRKSGQLTCSSPRSCPCAACPGSSACWRRLGLCHSRIFDVLLPRDWQLVPGRGCPSLLTFYRRPSRKHSSGHRNSRAPCPRDCGCGSGGPGSCLLHR; encoded by the exons ATGAAGAAGGTCAAGAAGAAACGATCAGAGGCCAAACGCCACCGGGACTCCAACTCTCAGCATGCCAGCTCCAACTCCACGCCACAGCAGCCCAGCCTGGAGAGC ACCACCCCTGCCCCGCAGCTGCCTCGCCCGGAGGCCGCTCCCCTGCAACCTCGCCCAGTGTCCGCTCCCCAACAGCCCACGGCCCAGGCGCCTCCAGACCCCGAGAGCCGCCACTCCTCTGGGAGCCTGTTGTCTCCGGACAGTAACGCCAAGCCAGCCCCGCACTCCCGGAAAACGAGCGGACAGCCTTCCAGCTCCGGCAGTTCCCGGAAGTCAG GGCAGCTGACTTGTTCGAGCCCACGTTCCTGCCCCTGTGCTGCTTGCCCGGGCAGCTCTGCTTGCTGGCGACGTCTGGGGCTGTGCCACAGCCGTATCTTCGATGTCCTTCTGCCTCGAGACTGGCAGCTCGTGCCAGGGAGAGGATGCCCAAGCCTCCTCACCTTCTACAG ACGACCTTCAAGAAAACACTCATCCGGACATCGTAACTCACGTGCTCCATGCCCTCGGGACTGTGGCTGTGGCTCTGGGGGCCCTGGGAGCTGCCTACTACATCGCTGA